A stretch of Rhododendron vialii isolate Sample 1 chromosome 4a, ASM3025357v1 DNA encodes these proteins:
- the LOC131322388 gene encoding squamosa promoter-binding-like protein 7, producing MDPPPQHPSAEPSLSSMEATTPTPFSHLPAQPDLTSSPSPSPSPWDWSDFLDFGLELDPFDHLNLDQSQAEPQLPSPPIAPDPDHDLDRVRKRDPRLTCPNYIARVPCACPELDEEKAEEEEGLPGKKRVRAADKGVKVMDKATGARCQVPVCGADIGELKGYHKRHRVCLRCANASAVVLEGVRKRYCQQCGKFHILSDFDEGKRSCRRKLERHNNRRRRKPCESRVAGEREPHGLVLADDEACENENGKESICLSNQIAEREPLLESEEGRISTLCSNPGSENNQNDSGGSFGASGEAQIVGEKDESKYARSSSYCDDKSAYSSMCPTGRISFKLYDWNPAEFPRRLRHQIFQWLASMPVELEGYIRPGCTILTVFIAMPNFMWVKLLEDPVVYIRNFVAAPGKMLPGRGNILVYIDNVLFRAVRDGTSVLNVKVEERAPKLHYVRPSCFEAGQPMEFLACGSNLLQPKFRFLVSFAGKYLRCDYCVPSMCGESGDSEGVTASSDHQLLKIYVPHSEPDLYGPAFIEVENESGLSNFIPIVIGTKEICSEMKIMEHRFESSSSSSHECEVSVRRQPAFSQFIIDTAWLLRKPALEDLEHILTLSQIGRFNRLLTFLIDNKSTSILERVLHYITTLMDHTKLNKLAYGIADSDMKLLQGNLEHARDILCQRLQPNGDSVLHSGNLVQKRDSLCRSSQADMLSITCSDQEMEATKRGNLDARAGSNSQDQSLSLPLLSREAVTRMNLIKERPRMSCSRVFTTNKYLASHRLVFVIAAAAVCFGICAVVFHPQKVGHFATTIRRCLFDNK from the exons ATGGACCCTCCGCCGCAGCATCCCTCCGCcgaaccctctctctcctcaatgGAAGCAACAACACCGACCCCTTTCTCTCACCTCCCAGCCCAACCCGACCTCacctcctccccctccccctccccctccccatGGGACTGGTCCGACTTCCTCGACTTTGGCCTCGAACTCGACCCCTTCGATCACTTAAACCTTGATCAATCCCAAGCCGAGCCCCAACTCCCTTCTCCTCCGATTGCACCCGATCCCGATCACGATCTGGACAGGGTGCGAAAGCGGGACCCGAGGTTGACCTGCCCCAATTACATCGCCCGGGTCCCCTGCGCCTGCCCCGAGTTGGACGAGGAgaaggcggaggaggaggagggtttGCCCGGGAAGAAGCGCGTGAGGGCGGCGGATAAGGGGGTGAAGGTGATGGATAAGGCGACGGGGGCCAGGTGTCAGGTGCCGGTATGCGGGGCGGATATCGGGGAGCTGAAAGGGTATCATAAGAGGCATAGGGTTTGTCTTAGGTGTGCGAATGCGAGTGCTGTTGTGCTTGAGGGGGTGAGGAAGAGATACTGTCAACAGTGTGGCAA GTTTCATATCTTGTCGGACTTTGATGAAGGTAAACGTAGTTGTCGAAGAAAGTTAGAACGCCACAATAATAGACGCCGAAGAAAACCTTGCGAGTCCAGAGTTGCAGGTGAAAGGGAACCTCATGGGCTTGTATTGGCTGATGATGAAGCttgtgaaaatgaaaatggaaaag AAAGCATATGCTTGAGCAACCAAATAGCAGAAAGGGAACCGTTACTAGAGTCTGAAGAAGGACGAATTTCTACACTCTGCTCAAATCCTGGTTCTGAGAATAACCAGAACGATAGTGGTGGATCTTTTGGGGCATCTGGTGAGGCCCAGATAGTTGGAGAAAAAGACGAGTCCAAATATGCTCGCTCATCATCCTACTGTGATGATAAGAGTGCTTACTCTTCAATG TGCCCCACCGGTCGGATCTCATTTAAGCTTTATGATTGGAATCCTGCAGAGTTCCCCAGACGACTCCGGCACCAA ATATTTCAATGGTTGGCTAGCATGCCTGTTGAGTTGGAGGGGTATATCCGCCCTGGTTGTACAATCTTGACGGTGTTCATTGCTATGCCAAATTTTATGTGGGTTAAG CTACTTGAAGACCCTGTTGTTTACATACGAAACTTTGTTGCTGCTCCCGGGAAGATGCTACCTGGAAGAGGCAATATTCTTGTTTATATTGACAATGTGCTCTTCCGAGCGGTAAGAG ATGGAACTTCTGTCTTGAATGTCAAGGTGGAGGAGCGGGCCCCAAAGCTTCACTATGTTCGTCCTTCATGTTTTGAGGCTGGGCAGCCCATGGAGTTCTTGGCTTGTGGAAGTAATCTACTTCAACCTAAATTTCG gtttcttgtttcttttgctGGGAAGTATCTAAGATGTGATTATTGTGTTCCATCTATGTGTGGCGAGTCTGGTGACAGTGAAGGGGTCACTGCTAGTTCTGATCATCAGTTATTGAAGATATATGTCCCTCATTCTGAACCAGATCTTTATGGTCCCGCTTTTATTGAG GTTGAGAATGAATCCGGCCTATCCAACTTCATTCCAATTGTCATCGGGACCAAAGAAATTTGTTCTGAAATGAAGATTATGGAGCACAGATTTGAATCATCTAGTTCTTCATCTCATGAATGTGAGGTTTCTGTTCGAAGACAACCTGCATTCTCTCAATTTATCATAGATACAGCTTGGTTACTCAGGAAGCCTGCATTGGAAGATCTAGAACACATCTTAACTTTGTCTCAGATAGGAAGATTCAATAGGTTATTGACCTTTCTAATAGACAATAAGTCCACGAGCATATTGGAGAGAGTTTTACATTATATAACGACTCTGATGGATCATACCAAGTTAAACAAGTTGGCTTATGGCATTGCTGATTCCGATATGAAGTTACTTCAGGGCAATTTGGAACATGCGAGAGACATCCTTTGTCAGAGACTTCAGCCGAATGGGGATTCTGTTCTGCATTCTGGAAATCTTGTCCAAAAACGGGACAGCTTATGCAGAAGTTCTCAAGCTGACATGCTCTCCATTACATGTTCTGATCAG GAAATGGAGGCAACAAAGAGAGGCAATTTGGATGCTAGAGCAGGATCAAATTCTCAAGACCAGAGTTTAAGTTTACCACTTTTGAGTAGAGAGGCGGTAACGAGGATGAACCTAATAAAGGAAAGGCCCAGAATGTCCTGCAGTCGTGTATTTACTACTAACAAATATTTGGCATCTCATCGTCTTGTCTTTGtaattgctgctgctgctgtttgtTTTGGGATATGTGCTGTGGTCTTCCATCCGCAAAAGGTTGGACATTTTGCCACGACTATCCGCAGGTGTCTGTTTGACAACAAATAG
- the LOC131324036 gene encoding uncharacterized protein LOC131324036 — protein MPIPIECSWTIRKLMKLRDLGQLYVKHTIGNGKSTFLWLDNWHPKGPLYKLFDDRTVSRLGSSLYDKVSSVIEHGAWHWLRPRNRVIQLIQSSTPTSLLPLGDSKDVVTWTCSPSGSYSTKHTWEAIRNKNPKVIWSSLVWFSQNVPKWAFILWIACLHKLLTRDRLKRWGMPIDPHCILCLRHDETANHLFFECSYSSHIWQSILTKFQTIRSSGNFDMKLNWILAHCKSNSFRAILIKLSFAVVVYHIWLERNSRVFGGRLWSSEIVFACLEENLRLRVSTWKHFPNSVENARLCQLWNLPIRILRTPPH, from the coding sequence ATGCCTATCCCCATCGAATGTTCTTGGACAATTAGGAAACTTATGAAGTTAAGAGATTTGGGCCAGCTCTATGTTAAACACACTATAGGCAATGGCAAGTCTACCTTCCTTTGGCTGGACAATTGGCACCCAAAAGGCCCTCTGTATAAACTCTTTGATGATAGAACTGTGTCCAGGCTTGGCTCATCCCTTTATGACAAAGTCAGTTCTGTAATTGAGCATGGTGCTTGGCATTGGCTTAGACCACGCAATAGGGTCATTCAGCTGATCCAATCCTCCACCCCTacctctcttcttcctctcgGGGACAGTAAGGATGTGGTCACTTGGACTTGTTCCCCTTCAGGTAGCTATTCAACTAAACATACTTGGGAAGCTATCAGAAACAAGAATCCTAAGGTAATCTGgtcttctcttgtttggttttctCAAAATGTTCCGAAATGGGCTTTTATCTTGTGGATTGCTTGCCTTCACAAGCTGCTCACCAGAGATAGACTAAAGCGATGGGGTATGCCTATTGACCCTCATTGTATCTTATGCTTGCGACATGATGAAACTGCCAATCACCTTTTCTTTGAATGCTCCTACTCTAGTCATATTTGGCAGTCTATATTGACCAAGTTTCAAACTATTAGAAGTTCTGGGAACTTTGATATGAAACTGAATTGGATTTTGGCTCACTGCAAAAGTAACTCATTTCGAGCTATTCTTATCAAGCTGTCCTTCGCTGTAGTAGTATACCACATTTGGCTTGAGAGAAATTCTAGAGTATTTGGTGGAAGACTGTGGAGCTCTGAAATAGTTTTTGCTTGCTTAGAGGAAAATCTGAGGCTTCGAGTTTCTACCTGGAAACATTTTCCAAACTCAGTGGAAAATGCAAGGCTATGTCAACTTTGGAATCTTCCCATTAGAATTCTGCGAACTCCCCCTCATTAG
- the LOC131322764 gene encoding serine/arginine-rich SC35-like splicing factor SCL28, producing MGRYRSRSRSPSPRRSSKRYDDPRDSSRSRRDRRSPAPSGLLVRNISLDARPEDLRIPFERFGAIKDIYLPKNYYTGEPRGFGFVKFRYPEDAADAKEQLNRTVIGGREIRIVFAEENRKTPHEMRRTTRPSGRGSYRRRSPVGSPRRRHRSYSGSLSPARSDSRDRRARDDDYSPRRSRSVSKSVSPRDERNYRSKMKSPRRSRSISRSPSPRDKRNYRSDLRSPSPRVNGKNPHDERYDEQSRSQSPRRNARIPSRSPSRSLSPR from the exons ATGGGAAGGTACcgaagcagaagcagaagccCCAGCCCGAGGCGAAGCAGCAAGCGATACGACGACCCTCGAGACTCCTCCAGGTCTCGCCGCGACCGGCGCTCCCCTGCTCCTTCTGGTCTCCTCGTTCGCAATATTTCGCTCGACGCAAG GCCAGAAGATCTTAGAATCCCATTTGAGCGATTTGGTGCGATAAAAGATATTTATCTACCCAAGAATTACTACACTGG GGAACCACGAGGCTTTGGATTTGTGAAGTTTCGTTATCCTGAAGATGCAGCAGATGCAAAGGAACAGTTGAACCGTACAGTTATTGGAGGACGCGAGATAAGAATTGTTTTTGCTGAAGAGAACAGGAAGACACCTCATGAAATGCGTCGGACTACACGCCCAAG TGGAAGGGGAAGTTACAGGAGGCGAAGTCCAGTGGGGTCACCTAGACGCCGCCATCGCT CTTACTCAGGCTCCCTTTCCCCAGCAAGAAGTGATTCAAG GGATCGCAGGGCAAGGGATGATGATTACTCTCCACGTAGATCTAGATCTGTTTCGAAATCAGTTTCGCCCCGTGATGAGAGAAATTATAGGTCAAAGATGAAGTCTCCAAGGCGTTCTAGATCCATTTCCAGGTCTCCTTCTCCACGCGATAAGAGGAATTACAGATCTGACCTCAGGTCCCCAAGCCCTAGAGTGAATGGTAAGAACCCGCATGATGAGAGGTATGATGAACAAAGCAGGTCACAGAGTCCAAGGAGAAATGCGCGGATCCCCTCGAGGTCTCCTTCTCGATCCTTAAG TCCTCGCTGA